A genomic region of Antennarius striatus isolate MH-2024 chromosome 16, ASM4005453v1, whole genome shotgun sequence contains the following coding sequences:
- the mrtfbb gene encoding myocardin-related transcription factor B isoform X5, translated as MKLKRARLTDDLNEKIAQRPGPMELVEKNILPVDEVVHGPTGDKVIYSKPPDIYSFEEDSSDALSPEQPSRQQSPSSTSTSPNESGGIEAVVICSNTNTPIQQANSQSSDSISLISTREQQSNQQASSPQPTTYVASKITTGSVLVKQSLPKLSSDKSRSKRSKEPKPRVKKLKYHQYIPPDQKLELNEVQMDSAYARLLQQQQQFLQLQILSQQQYNYQAVAPSTIKPTAEVKTSCSTAVLSENAASNPVHPRHTKRNRKLDHLPAKLDEMKVAELKMELKLRSLPVSGTKTDLIERLKLYLEDSNTLTAIETTAVTAASQSESKKLTPPVSPIASKVSTLGLEDSIMTDSTTKHSVNSTQRNPQGECSTETRSNEKNSEKDKRLHEKERQIEELIRKLEQEQRLVEELKMQLEVEKMSQQGNSPPHLSPLPPVQVKEENKTPSDCSASCSSPGVPVMVKQEEIEDQCHLLPYNRFNKSHKTVKPAETLQPVQVGAQILRQASLPASAATIPLPANGIKLHAAASSADTSLIQTSGQLPQTIESSSALQCSSQLLTKTWRMESTFPTSECHVGSSSCQDGPKRPTNEALHPTQQAFSQQSKFTNHLPKCKDPPRYEDAIKQTRSIPVAVQIPTASSQQMDDLFDVLIESGEISPFIRQNPPSQDKPLPVTASVTTLPINTVLSRPPPVVQVAQLPPAQMNPSASLEVLTSDTQLKSLLDGILNTHAEPPTLKLIEELQSPLVTMEVDTIENMPPSSMNLHSANIDSMDWLDLNLSVQAGGVSSLDMSTPAGVFSSDFLDSSELQLNWD; from the exons ATGAAGCTGAAAAGAGCGAGACTGACCGATGACCTCAATGAGAAAATTGCGCAGAGGCCAGGACCAATGGAGCTGGTAGAGAAGAACATCCTGCCTGTTGACGAGGTCGTCCATG GCCCCACAGGTGATAAGGTAATCTACTCTAAGCCACCAGATATTTACAGCTTTGAGGAGGACAGCAGCGATGCCTTATCACCAGAACAGCCTTCTAGACAACAGTCTCCAAGCTCTACTTCCACCTCACCAAATGAGTCTGGAGGAATTGAAGCCGTCGTGATTTGCTCCAACACAAATACTCCCATACAG cAGGCTAACTCTCAATCCTCTGACTCCATAAGCCTTATCTCCACTAGAGAGCAACAAAGCAATCAACAAGCATCTTCACCTCAGCCAACAACCTATGTTGCTTCCAAAATCACAACGGGGTCAGTTCTTGTGAAG CAAAGCCTGCCCAAGCTGTCCAGTGATAAAAGTCGCAGCAAAAGGAGCAAAGAGCCCAAACCACGGGTGAAAAAGTTAAAGTATCATCAGTATATTCCCCCAGACCAGAAGCTGGAGCTCAATGAAGTGCAGATGGACTCGGCTTATGCTCGCCtcttgcagcagcagcagcaattcCTTCAACTCCAAATCTTAAGTCAGCAGCAGTACAACTACCAAGCTGTGGCGCCTTCAACAATCAA ACCAACAGCGGAGGTAAAAACCAGCTGTTCCACTGCTGTTTTAAGTGAGAATGCTGCCTCTAACCCGGTGCACCCCCGGCACACTAAGAGAAACCGCAAGCTGGATCATTTACCAGCTAAACTGGATGAGATGAAG GTTGCTGAGCTGAAAATGGAACTAAAACTCAGATCTTTGCCGGTTTCCGGAACAAAGACAGATCTAATCGAGAGGCTAAAGTTGTATCTGGAGGACTCTAATACCCTGACGGCCATTGAGACAACAGCTGTCACAGCAGCTTCACAGTCTGAAAGTAAAAAATTAACACCGCCTGTGTCCCCTATCGCTTCTAAGGTGTCTACTCTAGGCTTAGAGGACAGCATTATGACGGACAGCACCACCAAGCATTCAGTGAATTCCACACAAAGAAATCCACAGGGGGAGTGTTCCACAGAAACAAGGTCCAATGAGAAGAACTCTGAGAAGGACAAACGTCTCCATGAGAAGGAGCGTCAGATTGAGGAGCTGATCAGGAAACTGGAGCAGGAGCAGAGGttggtggaggagctgaagatgCAGCTGGAGGTTGAGAAGATGAGTCAGCAGGGCAATTCACCACCTCACCTCagccctcttcctcctgtccaggtcaaagaggaaaacaaaacccCTTCAGACTGCTCAGCATCCTGCAGTTCTCCTGGTGTACCAGTGATGGTCAAACAGGAGGAGATTGAGGATCAGTGCCACTTACTCCCTTACAATAGGTTCAACAAAAGCCACAAGACTGTGAAGCCGGCTGAAACTTTGCAGCCTGTCCAGGTTGGAGCTCAGATCCTCCGTCAGGCATCCCTTCCTGCCTCAGCAGCAACTATTCCACTCCCTGCCAATGGCATTAAATTACACGCTGCTGCTAGCAGTGCAGACACAAGCCTCATCCAGACTTCTGGACAGTTGCCACAAACAATAGAGTCCTCATCAGCATTACAATGCAGCAGTCAGCTACTGACGAAG ACATGGAGGATGGAGAGCACATTTCCAACAAGTGAATGTCATGTGGGATCATCCTCTTGCCAAGATGGTCCTAAAAGACCTACAAATGAG GCTCTCCATCCCACCCAGCAAGCCTTCTCTCAGCAGTCAAAATTTACAAACCACTTGCCAAAGTGTAAAGATCCGCCCCGGTATGAGGATGCAATCAAACAGACACGCAGCATACCAGTAGCTGTTCAG atTCCAACTGCATCCAGTCAGCAAATGGACGACCTGTTTGACGTGTTAATCGAGAGTGGTG AGATATCTCCGTTCATCAGACAAAATCCTCCCAGTCAGGACAAGCCTCTCCCAGTGACAGCCAGTGTGACCACCCTTCCCATCAACACGGTTTTATCTCGCCCTCCACCTGTGGTCCAAGTCGCCCAGCTGCCTCCGGCACAAATGAACCCGTCAGCAAGCTTGGAAGTCCTGACCTCTGATACACAGCTTAAATCTCTCCTGGATGGCATCCTGAACACTCATGCTGAGCCACCAACGCTAAAGCTGATAGAGGAGCTACAATCACCATTGGTTACCATGGAGGTAGACACTATTGAAAACATGCCACCTTCCTCTATGAACCTGCACAGCGCCAATATAGACAGTATGGATTGGCTGGACCTTAACCTGTCTGTGCAAGCAGGGGGGGTCAGCTCATTAGACATGTCAACGCCAGCGGGTGTCTTTTCTTCCGACTTCCTGGACTCCAGTGAACTTCAATTGAACTGGGACTGA